Part of the Pirellulales bacterium genome, GCTAATTCGGCAAACGGATACCGGCCGCGAACTGTCAACAGTGCAATGGGGCTTCGTGCCATCGTGGGCCAAAGACGCCAAACTCTGCCCGATCAATGCGGTAAGTGAAACAATCGCCACAAAACCAATGTTCCGCAGTGCAATTAAAAAACGTCGCTGCCTGGTACTCGCAGACGGCTTCTACGAATGGAAAAAGATACCGAAGAAAATTAAGGGCGACGCGCCGTGGCTGTTCCAGGTGAAGGGCGGCGAACCGTTCGCGTTTGCCGGCGTTTGGGAACGGTGGGGAAAATCGTTGGAATCATGCGCGATTCTAACAACTGCTGCAAACGAGCTAATGGCCCCGATTCACGACAGGTTGCCAGTCATTTTATCGCCTGGCGACTACGATGCCTGGCTTGATCCGGCAATGAATGATCCAGACAAGCTCACCTATTTTT contains:
- a CDS encoding SOS response-associated peptidase is translated as MCGRFTLRRRLNNILQEFAAEVRGEPFELFGRFNICPTNQVPLIRQTDTGRELSTVQWGFVPSWAKDAKLCPINAVSETIATKPMFRSAIKKRRCLVLADGFYEWKKIPKKIKGDAPWLFQVKGGEPFAFAGVWERWGKSLESCAILTTAANELMAPIHDRLPVILSPGDYDAWLDPAMNDPDKLTYFYEPFPASEMSKVRVSAYVNKAGNEGEKCIEP